In a single window of the Sediminicoccus sp. KRV36 genome:
- a CDS encoding methyl-accepting chemotaxis protein, with product MQALRHLSITARGIILLGVICLGSLGSALYQSGEVARLNESYRVIAEERSPGYVSLARAQRHFQMVARHLNRMVIEDGNVTAQASLWREVEAELRNFHTRNNQFERGDPGQRAVAEANRARIAELERHAVAVRDALLAGRREAAVEIIRRQVDATVDGMRDALVVQVDGNVGTQSRMASEARSLAEAAIRNGWIALALVVLLGTAALVLLFVLGVARPLGRLTDVAEQLSRGEAQGKSDDSASLSDRQDEVGRLARAIRGLSERAAQARAEEAATQERAAAERAALQRQAMASMAARVESETQDAVRQVNASMGDVSGVALRLREGAARVSQQSEGVAGAAAEALEATQIVVMATEQLSASIRSVTRQLQASSESSREAVSGVEAGVATIGGLQEAVSRIGEVARLIGEIAGQTNLLALNATIEAARAGEAGKGFAVVAGEVKALATLTAQRTGDIAQQIGTIEVVTREAVAVIGRIATSVGTLDRSANAMAEAMEQQSAATEDIARSVAGAATSVRNVEARIVDVATEARSSGDAAVAVQTAAEAAQGSVQELQRSLVRIVRSSADAVEEPAPMRRVG from the coding sequence TTGCAGGCTTTGCGTCACCTCTCCATCACCGCGCGCGGCATCATCCTGCTTGGCGTGATCTGCCTGGGCTCCCTGGGCTCCGCACTCTATCAATCCGGCGAAGTGGCCCGGCTGAACGAATCCTATCGCGTCATCGCCGAGGAGAGGTCGCCCGGCTACGTCTCCCTCGCGCGGGCGCAGCGTCATTTCCAGATGGTCGCGCGCCACCTCAACCGCATGGTGATCGAGGATGGGAACGTCACGGCCCAGGCCAGCCTCTGGCGGGAGGTCGAAGCCGAGCTTCGTAACTTCCACACGCGCAACAACCAGTTCGAGCGTGGCGATCCCGGGCAGCGCGCCGTGGCCGAGGCCAACCGGGCCCGCATCGCGGAGCTTGAGCGCCACGCGGTCGCTGTGCGGGATGCGCTGCTGGCGGGCCGCCGCGAGGCCGCGGTGGAGATCATCCGCCGCCAGGTGGACGCCACGGTGGACGGGATGCGCGATGCGCTGGTGGTCCAGGTGGATGGCAATGTGGGCACCCAGTCCCGCATGGCGAGCGAAGCGCGCAGCCTGGCCGAGGCAGCGATCCGCAATGGCTGGATCGCCCTGGCCTTGGTGGTGCTGCTGGGCACGGCGGCGCTGGTCCTGCTTTTCGTCCTGGGCGTGGCGCGGCCGCTTGGCCGGCTCACCGATGTGGCGGAGCAGTTGAGCCGGGGCGAGGCGCAAGGGAAATCTGACGACTCCGCCTCCCTCTCGGATCGCCAGGACGAGGTGGGCCGCCTCGCGCGGGCCATTCGTGGCCTGTCCGAACGCGCCGCCCAGGCCCGTGCCGAGGAGGCCGCCACCCAGGAACGCGCCGCCGCCGAACGCGCCGCCCTGCAGCGCCAGGCCATGGCCAGCATGGCCGCGCGCGTGGAAAGCGAAACCCAGGACGCCGTCCGGCAGGTCAATGCGAGCATGGGCGATGTGTCCGGCGTGGCGCTCCGCCTGCGCGAGGGGGCGGCGCGCGTCTCCCAGCAAAGCGAAGGCGTGGCGGGAGCGGCGGCCGAGGCCCTGGAAGCGACCCAGATCGTCGTGATGGCGACCGAGCAGCTTTCGGCCAGTATCCGCTCGGTCACGCGGCAGCTCCAGGCCAGCTCGGAATCCTCGCGCGAGGCGGTGTCCGGGGTCGAGGCCGGGGTGGCCACGATCGGCGGCCTGCAGGAGGCGGTCAGCCGCATCGGCGAAGTGGCTCGGCTCATCGGCGAGATCGCCGGTCAGACGAACCTCCTGGCCCTGAATGCGACGATCGAGGCCGCGCGGGCCGGTGAGGCCGGCAAGGGCTTCGCCGTGGTCGCCGGCGAGGTGAAGGCCCTGGCCACGCTGACGGCGCAGCGGACCGGCGATATCGCCCAGCAGATCGGCACCATCGAAGTGGTGACGCGGGAGGCCGTGGCGGTAATCGGACGCATCGCGACCAGCGTGGGCACGCTGGACCGCTCCGCCAACGCCATGGCGGAGGCCATGGAGCAGCAAAGTGCGGCGACCGAGGACATCGCCCGCTCCGTCGCCGGGGCCGCGACCTCGGTCCGCAATGTCGAAGCCCGCATCGTGGATGTGGCGACCGAGGCGCGCAGCTCGGGCGACGCGGCCGTCGCTGTCCAGACCGCGGCCGAGGCGGCGCAGGGCAGCGTCCAGGAATTGCAACGCTCCCTGGTGCGGATTGTTCGCAGCTCGGCCGATGCGGTGGAGGAGCCAGCGCCGATGCGCCGCGTCGGCTGA
- the rpiB gene encoding ribose 5-phosphate isomerase B, giving the protein MIIALGSDHAGLPLKRAILSALEAQGHVVLDAGTQDDTSVDYPDFAHDVAAKVGAGEAGFGVLVCGSGIGMAIAANRHPAIRAAVLHNTTEARLTRAHNDANIACFGARTTGVEVALDALAAFLATPFEGGRHGRRVAKIESSLA; this is encoded by the coding sequence ATGATCATCGCCCTTGGTTCCGACCATGCCGGCCTGCCGCTGAAGCGGGCCATCCTCTCTGCCCTGGAAGCCCAGGGGCATGTCGTGCTCGATGCCGGCACGCAGGATGACACGAGCGTGGATTATCCGGATTTCGCGCATGACGTCGCGGCGAAGGTGGGCGCGGGGGAGGCCGGGTTCGGCGTGCTGGTCTGTGGGTCGGGCATTGGCATGGCGATTGCCGCCAACCGACATCCCGCCATCCGCGCCGCCGTGCTGCACAACACCACCGAGGCGCGGCTCACCCGCGCGCATAATGATGCCAATATCGCCTGCTTCGGTGCCCGCACCACCGGCGTCGAGGTGGCGCTGGACGCGCTGGCCGCCTTTCTGGCCACTCCCTTTGAAGGGGGGCGGCACGGGCGGCGGGTGGCGAAGATCGAGTCCTCCCTCGCCTGA
- a CDS encoding dienelactone hydrolase family protein → MARLSTFLLGLLLLGCAAAGVTADEAPREIPFPEQRVTVPGAEAVALRALLYLPPSPSRPAVIALHSCSGLGPAERPIRLPAHQRDWAIRLLEAGHPVLFPDSFGSRGLGEACGVRGFPAGPYAVRRLDALAAADWARAQPWGRGQAPILIGWSHGGSTTLAAWATAPSGALSAAIALYPGCGQGEAPVLGSAPLLMLLGAEDDWTPPEPCRQIAARAPGVITVESYAGAHHGFDGLAGGLRTRQLPNGRSVSLGPNGPAREAARLRVAEFLASQAGLAASAGRP, encoded by the coding sequence ATGGCGCGGCTGAGTACCTTCCTGCTGGGACTTCTTCTTCTGGGTTGTGCCGCCGCCGGCGTCACGGCGGATGAAGCGCCGCGCGAAATCCCCTTTCCGGAGCAGCGCGTCACCGTTCCGGGGGCCGAGGCAGTGGCACTTCGCGCGTTGCTATACCTCCCGCCCAGCCCGAGCCGCCCGGCCGTCATCGCGCTGCATTCCTGCTCGGGCCTGGGCCCGGCCGAACGCCCCATCCGCCTGCCCGCGCATCAGCGGGACTGGGCGATTCGCCTGCTGGAGGCCGGGCATCCGGTGCTGTTCCCGGACAGCTTCGGCAGCCGTGGCCTGGGCGAGGCCTGCGGCGTGCGCGGCTTCCCGGCCGGCCCCTACGCGGTGCGCCGCCTCGATGCGCTGGCGGCGGCCGATTGGGCGCGGGCGCAGCCCTGGGGGCGCGGCCAGGCGCCGATCCTGATCGGCTGGTCGCATGGCGGCTCCACCACGTTGGCCGCCTGGGCCACGGCCCCCTCTGGCGCGCTCAGTGCCGCCATCGCGCTATATCCGGGCTGCGGCCAGGGCGAGGCGCCGGTGCTGGGCAGCGCGCCGCTGCTCATGCTGCTGGGTGCCGAGGATGACTGGACCCCGCCCGAGCCCTGCCGGCAGATCGCCGCCCGCGCGCCCGGGGTCATCACGGTCGAGAGCTATGCCGGCGCGCATCACGGTTTTGATGGGCTGGCCGGCGGCCTTCGGACCCGCCAATTGCCCAATGGACGCAGCGTTTCCCTGGGTCCGAACGGGCCGGCGCGGGAGGCTGCGCGCCTCCGGGTGGCGGAATTTCTCGCAAGCCAGGCGGGCCTCGCAGCCAGCGCCGGTCGGCCATAA
- a CDS encoding cupin domain-containing protein, with protein MRCLPLLPLLLSALPALAQPLPSSPMPARPELLLREAVSGMPRGASQEIQVLTATIAPGQSTVFHTHAFPVTVYVLEGTFTLDLEGRETAVVRAGQAMVEPPHVRMTGHNRSATEPTRVVIVFVADPGTPFLHPVH; from the coding sequence ATGCGCTGCTTGCCCCTGCTGCCGCTTCTGCTGAGCGCCTTACCGGCCTTGGCGCAGCCCCTTCCCTCATCCCCCATGCCAGCGCGGCCGGAATTGCTGCTGCGCGAGGCGGTCAGCGGCATGCCACGCGGCGCCAGCCAGGAGATTCAGGTGCTGACCGCGACCATCGCCCCCGGCCAGAGCACGGTGTTCCACACCCACGCCTTCCCGGTGACGGTCTACGTGCTGGAAGGCACCTTCACGCTGGACCTGGAAGGGCGTGAGACCGCTGTGGTGCGCGCCGGCCAAGCCATGGTGGAGCCGCCCCACGTCCGCATGACAGGCCATAACCGCAGCGCGACGGAACCGACGCGCGTCGTCATCGTCTTCGTCGCCGATCCGGGGACGCCCTTCCTGCATCCCGTGCACTGA